One window from the genome of Helicobacter pylori encodes:
- the fliQ gene encoding flagellar biosynthesis protein FliQ codes for MESQLMKLAIETYKITLMISLPVLLAGLVVGLLVSIFQATTQINEMTLSFVPKILAVIGVLILTMPWMTNMLLDYTKTLIKLIPKIIG; via the coding sequence ATGGAATCACAACTCATGAAACTCGCCATTGAGACTTATAAAATCACTTTGATGATTTCTTTACCGGTATTACTAGCGGGCTTGGTGGTGGGGCTATTAGTCAGTATTTTTCAAGCGACCACTCAAATCAATGAAATGACTTTGTCTTTTGTGCCTAAGATTTTAGCCGTGATTGGGGTGCTGATTTTAACCATGCCGTGGATGACGAACATGCTTTTAGATTACACCAAAACCTTAATCAAGCTCATTCCTAAAATCATAGGCTAG
- a CDS encoding phosphoethanolamine transferase — MEKLLKFLKFFANSVTLDEKFLIFLLCNALSNAYKNSDLFSFSKGFLGTFLIGFVVYYGCTLIPKKHLKYSLEWLFIGSGIILSVAEIFTLFMFKMPFSKGLIDTLLATNSSETMAFIKSYNNYLFYYALILIALLISIKIIRFRVLVPGVIAGVLGLSILTIGSVRNIKHLTKNDAILKRSLFSLSLTRGFYSAYLSLFDRQQAIKFYSFLNNLYLPSDYLSSTGDVKNVILVIGESASRNFMQLYGYNAPNNPLLSPLANERERERERE; from the coding sequence ATGGAAAAATTATTGAAATTTTTAAAATTCTTTGCCAATAGCGTAACTCTAGATGAAAAATTTTTAATATTCCTTCTTTGTAACGCCCTTTCTAACGCTTACAAAAATAGCGATTTGTTTTCTTTCTCCAAAGGCTTTTTAGGCACTTTTTTAATCGGGTTTGTGGTGTATTATGGTTGCACGCTAATCCCTAAAAAGCACTTGAAATATTCATTAGAATGGCTGTTTATAGGAAGCGGTATTATTCTTAGCGTGGCTGAAATTTTTACGCTCTTTATGTTTAAAATGCCTTTTTCCAAAGGCTTGATTGACACGCTTTTAGCCACAAACAGCTCTGAAACGATGGCGTTTATAAAAAGCTATAACAATTATTTGTTTTACTACGCTTTGATTTTGATCGCTTTGTTGATCTCCATTAAAATCATTCGCTTTAGAGTGCTTGTGCCTGGTGTGATAGCGGGCGTTTTAGGGCTTTCTATCCTTACAATAGGGAGCGTTCGTAACATTAAACACCTTACAAAAAACGATGCGATTTTAAAAAGATCATTGTTTTCTCTCTCTTTAACTAGGGGGTTTTATTCCGCTTATTTGAGCTTGTTTGATCGCCAACAAGCCATAAAATTTTATAGCTTTTTAAATAACCTTTATTTACCAAGCGATTATCTTTCTAGCACGGGCGATGTTAAAAATGTCATCTTAGTCATCGGCGAAAGTGCGAGCAGAAATTTCATGCAACTCTATGGCTACAACGCCCCCAATAACCCCTTATTGAGCCCACTCGCCAACGAGAGAGAGAGAGAGAGAGAGAGAGAGTAA
- a CDS encoding UDP-N-acetylmuramate dehydrogenase, with protein sequence MLETTIDFSRYSSVKIGTPLKVSVLENDNEISQEHQIIGLANNLLIAPGVKNLALLGKNYDYICDQGEWVEVGGAANASKIFNYFRANDLGGLEFLGQLPGTLGALVKMNAGMKEFEIKNVLESACINGEWLEKETLGLGYRSSKFNGVVLRAMFKKTHGFRQEVLKACKSMRKSHPKLPNFGSCFKNPPNDHAGRLLEGVGLRGYCLKRVGFAKEHANFLVNLGGAEFEEALDLIELAKTRVLQEYGIHLEEEVKILR encoded by the coding sequence ATGCTAGAAACCACCATTGATTTTTCTCGTTACAGCAGCGTGAAAATCGGCACGCCTTTAAAAGTGAGCGTTTTAGAAAACGATAATGAAATCTCTCAAGAACACCAGATCATAGGCTTAGCGAACAACCTTTTAATCGCTCCTGGCGTGAAAAATCTCGCTTTATTAGGAAAAAACTATGATTATATTTGCGATCAAGGTGAGTGGGTGGAGGTAGGGGGAGCGGCCAATGCGTCTAAAATTTTTAATTATTTTAGGGCGAATGATTTAGGGGGTTTGGAGTTTTTAGGGCAATTGCCTGGCACTTTAGGGGCGTTAGTTAAAATGAATGCCGGCATGAAAGAATTTGAAATCAAAAATGTTTTAGAAAGCGCTTGCATTAATGGCGAATGGCTAGAAAAAGAGACTTTGGGGCTGGGCTATCGCAGCAGCAAATTCAATGGCGTTGTTTTAAGGGCGATGTTTAAAAAAACGCATGGTTTTAGACAAGAAGTTTTAAAAGCGTGTAAAAGCATGCGCAAAAGCCATCCCAAATTGCCTAATTTTGGGAGCTGTTTCAAAAACCCGCCTAACGATCATGCGGGCAGGCTTTTAGAGGGCGTGGGCTTAAGGGGTTATTGTTTGAAAAGAGTGGGATTTGCTAAAGAGCATGCGAATTTTTTAGTGAATTTGGGGGGTGCAGAATTTGAAGAAGCCCTGGATTTGATAGAACTCGCCAAAACCAGAGTGTTACAAGAATACGGCATTCATTTAGAAGAAGAAGTGAAGATTTTGAGATAG
- a CDS encoding glycosyltransferase family 8 protein gives MDTQNLPDQVIPIFMSFDKNYALGAGVCLYSLLSHASRHTSAIDFSPLNQSNQLLGANIVYKIHCLVKGVTLEQQNKLLKTLEPFKTFASLEFIDINSLDHSIESYLNESCSKRYGGLLVLCRLLLASLFPNYSKIISIDVDTVFLGDVASAYFALDNDPTKLLGMVRDTFSHLSFEAFCDFCERACKNFKMDFSRFSPNELKRIHQGFNMGFLVANLDLWRENGFEKIALEFLKNRGKDLFYPEQCLINMVFLERILELPIYYNCYSDFFKEHYPKNIIMLHFIQYKPWRSVSSLNGRLICYEAEASFWLANLFCTPFKNDFFKERLEMAKDQQMQSFKTHIRSKTIRDYFCFRIKNILKKVFKLS, from the coding sequence ATGGATACGCAAAATTTACCCGATCAAGTTATCCCTATTTTTATGAGTTTTGATAAGAATTACGCACTAGGGGCAGGAGTTTGCCTTTATTCGTTACTCTCCCATGCGAGCAGGCACACAAGCGCGATAGACTTTAGCCCCTTAAATCAAAGCAACCAACTTTTAGGCGCTAACATCGTGTATAAAATCCATTGTTTGGTTAAAGGGGTAACTTTAGAGCAGCAAAACAAGCTTTTAAAAACCCTTGAGCCTTTTAAAACATTCGCTTCATTAGAGTTTATAGACATCAATTCGCTCGATCATTCCATAGAAAGCTATCTCAATGAGTCTTGCTCCAAGCGTTATGGCGGGCTTCTTGTTTTGTGCCGGCTCTTGCTCGCTTCGCTCTTCCCTAATTATTCTAAAATCATTTCCATAGATGTGGATACGGTGTTTTTGGGCGATGTTGCAAGCGCTTATTTTGCGCTGGATAACGATCCCACTAAGTTGCTTGGCATGGTGAGAGACACTTTTTCCCACCTTTCTTTTGAAGCCTTTTGTGATTTTTGCGAGCGCGCTTGTAAGAATTTTAAAATGGATTTTTCACGCTTTAGCCCAAACGAATTGAAACGCATCCATCAAGGTTTTAACATGGGCTTTTTGGTGGCGAATTTGGATTTGTGGCGCGAAAATGGGTTTGAAAAAATCGCTTTAGAGTTTTTGAAAAATAGGGGAAAGGATCTTTTCTACCCTGAGCAGTGTTTAATCAATATGGTGTTTTTAGAGCGTATTTTAGAATTGCCTATTTATTATAATTGCTATTCTGACTTTTTCAAAGAGCACTACCCTAAAAACATCATCATGCTCCATTTCATCCAATACAAGCCGTGGCGTTCTGTGAGTTCTTTGAACGGGCGTTTGATTTGCTATGAAGCTGAAGCGAGTTTTTGGCTCGCCAACCTTTTTTGCACCCCTTTTAAAAACGATTTTTTTAAAGAACGCCTTGAAATGGCTAAAGACCAACAAATGCAATCTTTTAAAACCCACATCCGATCAAAAACGATTAGGGATTATTTTTGTTTTAGGATAAAAAATATTTTGAAAAAAGTTTTCAAACTCTCTTAA
- a CDS encoding phosphoethanolamine transferase, with protein sequence MFSDTISKEAHTSEVFESLLNYSNAETNKPWYHYHNMIDIFKRSRYETFWLEKQIVDQWGITQNLVSNRSQNRYYILGDYGAYDEELAKFYSKNVQPKLKNKNFIVFHLLGSHSWYADRFPKSFAKFKPSDLDFSHLHAISDRDKQIVTDYVNSLYYNDAVLNGIFNLFKDKDAIVFYLSDHAQDMFESGPTYGHRCSKAGLEIPFMIYVSDIFKEKHPEKVKLIKNALNKPFMSDDLIHSLLPLVGIHTKDEIESKNLFSPKFDTQRKRAVCYGSMDYDRTK encoded by the coding sequence GTGTTTTCTGACACGATAAGCAAAGAAGCCCACACCTCTGAAGTCTTTGAAAGCCTGCTCAATTACAGCAACGCTGAAACGAATAAGCCTTGGTATCATTATCACAACATGATAGATATTTTTAAGCGATCCCGTTATGAAACTTTTTGGCTAGAAAAACAAATCGTCGATCAATGGGGGATCACACAAAACCTGGTCTCTAATCGCTCTCAAAACCGCTACTACATTTTAGGAGACTATGGCGCATACGATGAAGAGCTGGCGAAATTTTATTCTAAAAATGTCCAGCCAAAATTAAAGAACAAGAATTTTATCGTGTTCCATTTGTTAGGATCGCATAGTTGGTATGCCGATCGTTTCCCTAAAAGCTTTGCCAAGTTCAAACCAAGTGATCTGGATTTTTCTCATTTGCACGCAATCAGCGATAGAGACAAGCAAATCGTTACTGATTATGTCAATTCGCTTTATTATAACGACGCTGTTTTGAATGGAATTTTTAACCTCTTTAAAGACAAAGACGCTATTGTGTTTTACTTGAGCGACCATGCGCAAGACATGTTTGAAAGCGGCCCTACTTATGGGCACAGGTGCTCTAAAGCGGGATTAGAAATCCCTTTTATGATTTATGTGAGCGATATTTTTAAAGAAAAACACCCCGAGAAAGTAAAGTTGATTAAAAACGCTTTAAACAAACCTTTCATGAGCGATGATTTAATCCATTCTCTTTTGCCTTTGGTGGGCATTCACACTAAAGATGAAATAGAGAGTAAAAATCTTTTTAGCCCTAAATTTGACACTCAAAGAAAAAGGGCTGTTTGTTATGGCAGCATGGATTATGATAGGACTAAATAA